ACTTATCAGTATTGAAATTTAGATCGCATTTAAGTAAAACTGACAGGAAAGTTTTAGAGGTTCGTGTAATAATGACAAATCCGttcttatatattttatttcatataacgAACATCTCTTTTAACGGAGTCGCAGCAGCCATTTTCAATGTCTCCTGCAGTCAGTTATTTCGGGGATGCTTGAAATGATATCTGTTTGAATTTGAAAATTCTGAGAAAAAACGCGTTACACATTATTGCAGATTTGATGTCACATTAAATGTTGTCTCTTTGCTCAAATTGTGTTTAAAAGCGTATTTTTAGAGCTGTTGAAAGAGGTGGTTGCCATCCGCTTTAAACCTCGCCACCgcgtggtcacgtggttcatgcAGTTCTCAACTGTCTATCTGTTTGAATGGGAGTAAGCGGGAAAGACAGTGGAAGCAGCTGTATTATTTGCAGCaatattcacaaaaaaacaacacattataTGCGCTGTTGAttacatttgtattaaaattTTGTCTGATGAGTGTTAAATAAACAGTGTTCATCAGTTTTGTGCTTAATTTGACTAGGAATAATCATTAacattattaacattaacagtATGTTAACATCATTAACACTAACAGTATGTATGCatgcatatgaagagtttggttccaaaatgagataactccttttttacgttttttttaaataatcatgtcaaaattgtttaaaaaaacatgttttttattatgttatcatgtttttattgtgtcagtgagctgttgtttttttagttattatggcttaaataaaattaaaccaactacagtttgattgatgttaattggaatgcacaatcaagttctcattttggaaccaaattcTTCATATGTTTCTCATGCTTCTATGATCAGTGCATCCCAATGTTGAATCAACATTTACTATTTATCATTTTGTAACTTTACGGGAAATTGActctttttttcattgtttgtaGCATGTACTGTATGCCGGCTTCTACTAACACACAAATCTTTAATTGtctgttcatgtttttgcaGTACTAAATCTTAGGTTGAAAGTATTCAAAAAGGACTGATTTGGAAAAGCCATTAAACAATAACATGTGAAGGGATGCATATAGTATAGCATCTCAGTATTTTTTATACTAAATCTCACCACTATTTAATTTTAACACTGTCTTTTCTCCCTGCAGTCTCCCTCCACATCTTCTGAAATGTCTAGTGGCCCGGTGCCCCAGCCAGACATGGAGTGATGTCATTGacctcattattttaacattttttaatttatagttAATATTCTCTTTTTGTCTATCTACGTTCCTGTTctttaatgtactgtacattttttatattctttaatctatttttatttttacatattttattttaatatcttaCTAATTAGTTGGTtctcatgttttgtttgttattgtttacactaaacatattgtttaaaatggcatttacttgcatttacaaaataaaccaatttattttacacttgactgctgaatttgaaaaatgttgtttaaaaattaaactgaaaaagcaatatttttatgatttaaaactaGCTTGGACATTAAATGTTTCTTTCCTTACATTTATATTAGTGTCCACTTAATGTAAATTGCATTATTAGCTTTCCATTTCACTATTTCTAGATTGTATTTTGTGAATGTTACACAGTTACTGAACAGTTACTATAAATTCCATTAAAactcatttaatttataagcatTGAATAACATTGAGAGAACACGTTAAAACAAGAACATAAGGCTAAGAACAGTCCTAAAGCATAGAAAGAATGTATAGAAAACATTAGTAtatgaagaaataaaatgttacaataACGTTTTGCTAAAGTTTGCATTACCCTACAAAAACGTTGGGTCAACGTTATAAAAACGTTTTGCAGAACGTTTTTCATTATCTTTGAAAAACATTAGGAAAACGTTTATATAACAAGAGAATTTAACGTTCTAATAACGTTTTGGATAACGTTCTTGTAACCAATAAAAaacgttaatagaacgtttaAAAAACTGGACGTTTTGAACGTTCCtagaacatttaaaaataacgtTTCTATAACTTAACGAGAACGTTATaaaaacgttcttataacataaaattgttagctgggtagGTGTTTGACGCTAGCGTCAACTTATGCACATTCAAGgacattcacattcattttatgtttGAAAGTTCAGTGTTTGCATTCTGCCATTACCTCAAATTGTCTGTGACTGTCCGCCATCTTTCCAAGTTGTGCGAAGCAGCAGGGCactcacttaatccttggtgtttcgagtcagatccgtgggcgtggcttgttggttttgactaaatctttggtgtttcaagtcttacgaaacctttaccctaacccacaccctaaccttactgtaaccatctaaactacctatgattgttaaaattgacgaaaaaacacgtttgggtgatcacgtctgactcgagacaccaaggatttagtgagtgccaAGCAGCAGCACACAAGTGCTGCGATGTAGCTCCTCCTCGCTGGACATGTGCTCCTCCTCGTTGGACGTCTAGCGAGGAGGAGCTACGAATAAGCTCCACCAATTTGCTCTGCAGCGAGTAGCCTCTCAAAAAATCACGCGCCTACATACGTGGGGAGTTTCCTGTTTTGCTCGATGACGTTTAATGTCCTGGACAAGGGCTGTGGGTGCATGGCAAATGGCGTTTATGCACCCTTGAAGGGCACTTCAAGTATGGGACGCCTCACGAAAAGTCGTTCTAGATAGAGCGTAAATGACATTATTTTTCAATGCTCCATTCACCAAGCTTAATTATTTCGAATGGTCACATTATTAAACACAATTGTGCTATTCCATCTAGAGTTTACTCACCAAAAGCTGTGCAGTACGAAATAGGGCATAGCGATGTTGACCTCGGATTGGCACTCGCCCTACTTGGTCTCGCTTAGCCACTTTTTAGCAACCGTCTTTTTAAAGACACgttaagctttaaaaaaaatcatgaatggGGTATTATGGCTGTATTTTATGACGTAGAATAAAGCGGTTAAAGTATCTTGAGTTTCTGTAAACGACACTTTTTTTAGACATTCATCAAAAACCCATTTGTGGCAATGACACTGGAGATGCTAGCAAAAAAATGCTAACACATTTCCGGGTTTTCGGACTTAAACTCAGAACTTTGTTCCAGTCCTTTGTTCCATTTACATTTCATCTTCGTAATATTGAAGCACTATGATTGTTGGGTATGTACGTCTTATCACCTAGGCTTCggcttttttctttgtttggtttataAAGCCTATGATTTGGtctcatgtatttatttctatGAAATGCTGTTTAGGGCGGTGGTCTCACTGATATTTATTTATCGTTAACTAATATTATCTGCGTAGCTTGCTAAGCATGAATGTCCAGACCTAACAATATAATTGTATTTGTAGTTATAATGATTATTCCCTGAGTTTTAGTGCTTTTAAGATCAACATTTGAGTTTTTAACTTTTCTCCATTCGTCGGCCTAGCCAAGTTgaaactttttaattttatgaaAGTTTCGACTTGACGTAAGTAGTGTAAAAGAACAAAAATACCACTACGCTAACAGTTAAATGTAACGTTAGATTTACATATGTTTATATTGGGCATAAAGTGACGTGACGCGCTCTGTCTGTTCCTAAATATTTCACGttgatttttactttgtttatgaaacaaaccatTTTTAGAGACCGTTTTTCAATTTAGCCTGTTTTTTTCGttacataatatatacaaatacagtatatggtttTGGTTTCAGTTTCTTTTTCAGTTCTTGCGCCCTCGTGTGGTCATAGAGGGTCTCCGTTTTTTTTAACGTTCACAAACTACACAGAAACGAGCCCACACGGCTCACATGTCTTTTATTGCTTAGCCTTACAGCATCGTTCACGATATCACTTTCGCATGATTATTCTAGTACTTCACAACCCTGTCGAGTCAACCCAGCACTGAACATTTGGGATGTCTCTCTTTTTGGACAAACCCACTTTAGGATTTGCAGTCATCTAGTCATCATATCTTTCCAAATACTGTAAAACGTAGCGTCTTAATAAAGTTTGAGCCAGTCTGTTTAAAGGCAAACTGTAGACAGGGGGTCTTCATGACAAATGGTGTCATGGAGACAGCATCTGTTCAAAAAGACATGGTCTTTTGCTTTTTGGGGCAACCTTACCACATTACCTAAGAGTAAAATATGTTTGGTCTTTTTTCTTTCTGCAGGTGCCTTGTTATCTACCTGTTTGCAGTGTTGCTTAACAAAGGTAAACAAATCAACAAACTAGGTGCTTTTGAAGGAGAATTGTGtatttctgcatttttaaacCTCTCTTTGTTTTCAGTGTCTATGGAGGTCTCAGTTACAGGCCATATTGGAGAGAATGCTGTCTTAGATTGTTCTTACAAAGCAGATAAAAATAAAGTACACGTAGTGAATTGGATGTACAATCACACCCACACTGTGTATGAGTTTAGTCCAGGCAGTTCACAAAGTAAACCAGACAATGAAAAGTTTGAATCTTTTCCTAAGGAGTATGCAGATGGAATATACTCTATCAAAATCAAGAAACTTAAACAAACTGATCAAGGCATGTACACCTGCATAATCACACCAGCAGATTATTATACGAACATACAGCTCATCGTTGAACCTAAATCTCCTCATCAAAGCTTCAAAGGTGGGTACAAACCGATCACATTAAAgttcttaattaaaaaaaaatgatttttgaaattgattttttaaatagacaAAAGAACTATAAAGAATGTATTAACTGTGgctcatttcgaaggctgcgttTTAAACAATAAGGCAAGAAATAGTGTGACCTCTCTACACACCATcttaatttaaattttttattgttttacagatacaacagaaacaaacattgaagaaggaaataaaaaaacacaaaaaccatTGGAGCATGTTACAACAGTatgtgttgttgttgctgttttactTTTTGTTGTGATTCTGCTCATTGTGTGCATAAAAAAAGGATATGTAGTTCACACTAGAAAAATGTATGCATCCTGTTGCCTTAGATCAGATTACTAAAACAAATTGAATCTCTAACtttaacactgtgtctacaccagacgcggcacgacaatcccattagaacaagccgtgtgtcgtgTTGCTCCAcgccggtcgcgtccggtgtagacacggtgtaagcaATTGATGTCAGAGTTTTTCACAGAATTAACTTAACTTTTCTAAGCTGTGATGAGTTAACCAACTGCTTTGGATCAGTTATCCTCAGGTCCAGATAGTTTTCACTGTGGTAgttcattaaagcaataagcccctaGAAGCAGttggttacagtgcattttataacagctaagggtgtTGTGGCACGACGTGAAGCTGagtgcttcgcggggcttattacttttataaaacgattattccatatgcgtagcaaggtttcataaaataaagtaaataaaatgatatttaggctatgttaTGCGGTCAGCTGTTATaaattggggtattttataacggcttagaactcggctcagccaatcagaatcaaggaccagaactgaccattttataaaCTGTATTAGGGATGAGCAAACTGTGGCCCGACTAGCACTTTCTACCGGCCCGCAAGGTAAAAATATCATTCTAAATCTATGTATTAAAAGTCGTAGAGGAttttggtttgaaatgactaaatTGATGCAATACAACCCAGAGCTTATATATGGTCTGTAGTACTGTATATTCCATATATTCAGTTTACTGCTGCCTGACAAGAATTAATCAAATGAGCACGGCAAAAAGAAGAGTGATGCTCAAAGTGATGCGATTAACAACGAATGAACAGCAAAATTCTTCAGCAGTATAGAACAGTatcgttttttttaaagactgctttcatcattttgttttcaatagcctacattttCATTGTGATGGATGTAATAATAATTATCTAGCAATCCATTTGACATGATTTGATAATGGTATTCATGGCTCACAATGGAAATGAAACAAGAAATGTTTCAAGTTTTTTTCAGACTGTATATTGCATCTGTTTTCCTAATTGTATGTATATTTAGTGATATGTGCAAGAGTAGAGATATGGGAAATTGTGTATTTAaggtgtttatatatatatatatatatattaatatatgtatatatattattatagtatNNNNNNNNNNATATATATATTCAGTATACACTGCCTGtccaaaaaagtcacacactaatatttcgttggaccgcctttagctttgattacggcacACATTTGCTGTGGCATCGTTTTGATGAGCCTCTGCAATGTCCAGAATGTCCTTTTTTTCCCCCCGTCCAGAGTTGCATTAATTTTTcaccaagatcttgtattgacgATGGGAGAGTCGGACCGCTGTGTCCTGGCActgtcatcttggaatatgcccatgccatcagggaagaaagaaCCCGTTGttggaataacctggtcattcagtatattcaggtagtcagctgacctcattctttgggcacataatGTTGCTAaacctagacctccaatccaatgggaggctcttacctatttgcttagttaaatccaggtggtgactttttttggacgggcagtgtatataAGTGTTTGCAAAACATCAGGGCAGTGATTTACAAGAAACTGCATGTCCATGCATACTTACAGTAGTCCGTTTTTTGGTTGAAAATGGTCTTGTGTACATCTGCCATTTCATTCTCATGTGACCCGTAGGCTATGTATGGGTGCTGTTAAACAAGCA
The DNA window shown above is from Triplophysa rosa unplaced genomic scaffold, Trosa_1v2 scaffold424, whole genome shotgun sequence and carries:
- the LOC130550767 gene encoding V-set domain-containing T-cell activation inhibitor 1-like isoform X2 — protein: MIVGCLVIYLFAVLLNKVSMEVSVTGHIGENAVLDCSYKADKNKVHVVNWMYNHTHTVYEFSPGSSQSKPDNEKFESFPKEYADGIYSIKIKKLKQTDQGMYTCIITPADYYTNIQLIVEPKSPHQSFKDTTETNIEEGNKKTQKPLEHVTTEPDGISVPKTFLEEHCSSFSKAGSKPARQERSVIVVF
- the LOC130550767 gene encoding CD276 antigen-like isoform X1, whose product is MIVGCLVIYLFAVLLNKVSMEVSVTGHIGENAVLDCSYKADKNKVHVVNWMYNHTHTVYEFSPGSSQSKPDNEKFESFPKEYADGIYSIKIKKLKQTDQGMYTCIITPADYYTNIQLIVEPKSPHQSFKDTTETNIEEGNKKTQKPLEHVTTVCVVVAVLLFVVILLIVCIKKGYVVHTRKMYASCCLRSDY